Proteins from one Calditrichota bacterium genomic window:
- a CDS encoding oligopeptide transporter OPT family protein gives MSATAEKVVVRRGAYPELTPTALFVGYGLGILIALSIGYASLILGFSIEGSELAAILGFGILRGIMGRSSIVENNINQTIASAVNGASSGMMFSVPALFILGQTDFNAVIMVFATIAGGILGIAFIIPLRKQMIDFERLTYPGGVAVATILKSPGAGIKKAYYLLGGAAISAVVHFFSQYIGVEDFHLGEMIGMPDYMNGVWYISLLTFGAAYIAGKGGIFFIVGGFVSYWILAPIMASTGIIPTPEVLTAAGQDMPDYLRLQLFRPVGIGMLIGGALMGIVLALPLILSAIKSMQQSGKLKTGASQDEMPIKLLYMAVAGAAILLFVIALYSTAEMGWFRGLLMAVLGTLWIWVAGVILSECIGRTNWSPLSGMTLIAVTILIIIASGLSDSAAIISSLLVGAAACVAMSQATDLMMDLKTGYLVGATPKKQQIAQFSAAWLGPIVIMALIFVLHEAYGLGSERLPAPQGQALASMIEGILGGDVPVQKYIAGAGLGAMLSATGVGGLGVLVGLGFYLPFNIVLTYSLGTLARFITDWKMGKEWSEQMGIPAAAGLIVGEALVGVGFAIYFIIQGMGA, from the coding sequence ATGTCCGCTACCGCAGAAAAGGTTGTTGTTCGCCGCGGGGCTTATCCGGAATTGACACCAACCGCACTGTTTGTTGGTTATGGTCTTGGGATATTAATTGCCTTAAGTATAGGATACGCATCATTAATTCTAGGTTTCTCAATTGAAGGATCAGAACTGGCCGCAATTTTGGGCTTTGGTATTTTACGCGGAATTATGGGGCGCAGCAGTATTGTCGAAAACAATATCAACCAGACAATTGCCAGCGCAGTAAACGGGGCTTCATCGGGAATGATGTTTTCTGTACCAGCTCTTTTTATTCTCGGGCAAACCGACTTTAATGCGGTAATCATGGTTTTTGCAACAATTGCAGGGGGCATTTTAGGAATTGCTTTTATTATCCCTTTACGCAAACAGATGATCGATTTTGAGCGGCTTACTTATCCGGGCGGCGTAGCTGTAGCGACTATTTTAAAATCGCCTGGTGCCGGAATTAAAAAAGCCTATTATTTGTTAGGCGGAGCAGCTATTAGCGCGGTAGTACATTTTTTTAGCCAATATATCGGTGTTGAAGATTTTCATCTTGGTGAAATGATCGGTATGCCGGATTACATGAATGGCGTCTGGTACATTTCATTATTAACGTTTGGCGCAGCTTATATTGCCGGCAAAGGTGGGATATTTTTTATTGTTGGTGGATTTGTCAGTTATTGGATTTTAGCACCAATAATGGCCTCAACCGGAATTATTCCTACGCCGGAGGTTTTAACAGCAGCCGGGCAGGATATGCCGGACTATCTGCGCTTGCAACTTTTTCGTCCGGTTGGAATCGGCATGTTAATCGGTGGCGCGTTGATGGGAATTGTTCTGGCGTTACCATTAATTTTAAGTGCCATTAAAAGTATGCAACAATCAGGTAAATTAAAAACAGGCGCATCGCAAGATGAAATGCCAATTAAACTTTTATATATGGCGGTTGCCGGGGCAGCTATTCTTCTTTTTGTGATTGCTTTGTATTCTACTGCAGAAATGGGCTGGTTTCGTGGACTATTAATGGCAGTTCTTGGCACACTTTGGATTTGGGTTGCAGGTGTAATTTTATCGGAATGTATTGGCCGGACAAATTGGTCACCATTAAGTGGGATGACACTTATTGCTGTTACGATATTGATAATTATTGCATCCGGTCTTAGCGATAGCGCTGCGATTATTTCTTCACTTTTGGTTGGTGCGGCTGCATGTGTGGCCATGTCCCAGGCAACTGACTTGATGATGGATTTAAAAACCGGCTACCTGGTTGGAGCTACACCCAAGAAACAGCAGATTGCTCAATTCTCCGCAGCTTGGCTTGGACCAATTGTAATTATGGCTTTGATTTTTGTTTTGCATGAAGCTTATGGTTTGGGTAGTGAGCGTTTGCCGGCACCACAAGGTCAGGCACTTGCTTCCATGATTGAAGGCATTCTTGGCGGAGATGTCCCCGTACAAAAATATATTGCCGGAGCGGGACTTGGTGCTATGCTAAGTGCAACGGGCGTTGGAGGACTTGGTGTTTTGGTCGGCCTTGGTTTTTACCTGCCTTTTAATATCGTCCTTACTTATAGCCTGGGAACTTTAGCGCGTTTTATTACAGATTGGAAAATGGGTAAAGAGTGGAGCGAGCAAATGGGAATCCCTGCCGCTGCCGGATTAATTGTTGGTGAAGCACTTGTTGGTGTTGGCTTTGCTATTTATTTCATCATTCAAGGCATGGGCGCATAG
- a CDS encoding 4'-phosphopantetheinyl transferase superfamily protein, which yields MTISVYVQIQKLADCPGDNNWFGEQEKAVLDNLRFTKRRSDWRLGRWTAKQVIFSFLKSEGSHKDNLSEIEILADPDGAPQVYLQNKKAPFSISISHSHGVAMSVLNPAKIPIGCDIEFIEEREENFVADYFTEQEMVWVKNSEASIKPVVCNLIWSAKESTLKVLKEGLRLDTKTVNILETKLGNTEEWQPIEIQFNETNEFFGQWKIMNGFILTIVAERNVIPVCFEQGT from the coding sequence ATGACTATTTCAGTTTATGTACAAATTCAAAAATTAGCCGATTGTCCCGGGGATAATAATTGGTTTGGCGAGCAGGAAAAAGCTGTTCTTGATAATCTACGTTTTACAAAGCGCCGTTCCGATTGGCGCCTGGGAAGATGGACAGCCAAACAGGTTATCTTCAGCTTTCTTAAATCAGAAGGCTCACATAAGGACAATCTTTCTGAGATTGAAATTTTAGCCGATCCGGATGGAGCCCCTCAAGTTTACCTGCAAAATAAAAAAGCGCCCTTCTCCATTTCTATAAGTCATAGCCATGGTGTGGCCATGTCGGTTTTAAACCCAGCAAAAATACCTATTGGTTGCGATATAGAATTTATAGAAGAACGCGAAGAAAATTTTGTGGCCGACTATTTTACTGAACAGGAAATGGTTTGGGTAAAAAACAGTGAAGCGAGCATTAAGCCAGTTGTTTGTAATCTTATCTGGAGTGCCAAGGAAAGTACCTTAAAGGTTTTAAAAGAAGGTTTGCGACTTGATACAAAAACTGTAAATATTTTGGAAACAAAATTGGGAAACACTGAAGAATGGCAACCAATTGAAATTCAGTTCAACGAAACAAATGAGTTTTTTGGTCAATGGAAAATTATGAACGGGTTTATTTTAACAATTGTGGCTGAGCGAAATGTCATTCCAGTCTGTTTTGAACAGGGAACTTAA
- a CDS encoding PilZ domain-containing protein has product MRSFIRHAANMPIHFNFQSDKNAHKQNMQNVSTGGLCFFSDSEIPSGSHLSVKIPNLKYPFVEECVVMWCRKAKKRYEVGVKFNDDKTSFRMRMIEQICYIEKYRDEMIAKGRDLDWQDASKEWIAKYAKDFPQLEN; this is encoded by the coding sequence ATGCGTTCCTTTATTCGCCATGCGGCCAACATGCCGATTCATTTTAATTTCCAGAGTGATAAAAACGCTCATAAACAAAATATGCAGAATGTCAGCACAGGCGGGCTATGTTTTTTTTCAGATTCAGAAATCCCAAGTGGATCGCATTTAAGTGTAAAAATCCCAAACTTAAAATATCCTTTTGTAGAAGAATGTGTTGTTATGTGGTGCCGCAAAGCAAAAAAGAGATATGAGGTTGGCGTTAAATTTAATGATGACAAAACCTCATTCCGCATGCGCATGATTGAACAAATCTGTTATATAGAAAAGTATCGCGATGAAATGATTGCCAAAGGCCGCGACCTTGATTGGCAGGATGCATCTAAAGAGTGGATTGCAAAATATGCCAAGGATTTTCCACAGCTTGAAAATTAA
- a CDS encoding Spx/MgsR family RNA polymerase-binding regulatory protein, whose protein sequence is MIKVYGVPSCDQIKKTKTFFQKENIEFTFVNIRKETLDRDKLNKVIDQLGIDVVLNRRGMLYRKLGLKDKNLNNDQLADELFNEQGMIKRPLIEQGKLFHIGYNEQEILKFLKE, encoded by the coding sequence GTGATTAAAGTTTATGGTGTCCCTTCCTGTGATCAAATAAAAAAAACCAAAACCTTTTTTCAAAAAGAAAATATTGAATTCACTTTTGTTAATATCCGCAAAGAAACATTGGACAGAGATAAACTAAATAAAGTTATAGATCAGCTTGGCATTGATGTCGTTTTAAACAGGCGAGGAATGCTGTACAGAAAATTAGGTTTAAAAGATAAAAACTTAAATAACGATCAACTTGCTGATGAGCTTTTTAATGAACAGGGAATGATTAAAAGACCACTGATTGAACAAGGTAAGTTGTTTCACATTGGCTATAATGAACAAGAAATTTTGAAATTTTTAAAAGAATAA